Proteins encoded in a region of the Marinococcus sp. PL1-022 genome:
- a CDS encoding glycoside hydrolase family 3 N-terminal domain-containing protein yields the protein MDRSTFKKTVKEQKQEAKRKVKALREEKKKRKPLSREEKKNLRKEDKTKLKQWKQDIKNTDDKKERKAKKKGYKKYKKIRRRPYILTSLLLVVLLIGGTLLNWYLSATAPLTDEQAGAAEESREVAEQMMEESIVMLKNDDILPLEDKKVNVFGTGSARPVFSGGGAGSIDDTKADGLFKALDDEGISYNSTLYNVYNNYEKEEEASKEDFEPSDPSLLQTLLPNAVGFLPYNPEEMPVSELPGNTLEEAVNYSDTAVYTISRVGSEAIDLSIEDTQLRKEEEETIAALNENFEHVIILANTFNAFEFGFIEEYENIDALLWVGGPGQYGTHAIARVLNGEASPSGRLPDTYAYNVESNPAIENTGDFEYVNENGEETGRHFVNNEEGIYVGYRYYETFLTDEEYEETIQFPFGYGLSYTEFDWNVENTNFTDNEISFDVNVTNTGDAAGKDVVQVYFSPPYSEGGLEKADTELGGYAKTSELEPGESEMVTVSFPVKDMATYDQENEEAWVLEEGDYELNVSSHIRDIKESSSYTVEETTVYNEDGATGTPIQNRFEDAEGDLTYLSRANPEETYPEPPSEDDLLIPDIVEETTDYEHEATTEETPPTDVDNDIMLEDLQGVDYNDPLWEDFLDQFTAEEMIKLAGDGGYWSVPIERLGIPETSMYDGPSTIKNFFDSWSSVAFPAGINVGSTWNKSLVENMGESMGQEANAYDVEAVYAPALNMHRTPLGGRNFEYYSEDPHLVGETGAAYIRGLESTDTTAVMKHFVGNDQETNRANNGLYVWSNEQALREIYLQPFETAVKEGEPHGAMSSFTRVGPTWSGGSDELLTEVLREEWGFEGFVITDAGIGPQGEHFDPLQAIHAGNDMMLAFPINLPMANKFEEELAEHLEEDETETVAGLRKAVHNICYYILQTNEMKSDE from the coding sequence ATGGACCGGTCAACATTTAAAAAGACAGTAAAAGAACAAAAACAAGAAGCCAAAAGGAAGGTTAAAGCGTTAAGAGAAGAGAAAAAGAAACGAAAACCGCTTTCCAGAGAAGAAAAGAAAAATCTTCGAAAAGAAGATAAAACGAAATTAAAGCAATGGAAGCAGGATATTAAGAATACCGATGACAAAAAGGAAAGAAAAGCGAAAAAGAAAGGCTACAAAAAATATAAAAAAATCAGGCGGCGCCCTTACATACTAACTTCATTATTGCTGGTTGTTTTATTAATAGGAGGCACTCTTCTTAACTGGTATTTAAGCGCGACTGCTCCATTAACCGATGAGCAGGCAGGAGCAGCGGAGGAATCAAGGGAGGTCGCAGAGCAGATGATGGAGGAAAGCATTGTCATGCTGAAAAATGATGATATTCTTCCGCTCGAGGACAAAAAGGTAAACGTATTTGGTACCGGTTCAGCGCGTCCGGTATTCAGCGGAGGCGGCGCCGGGTCTATCGATGACACGAAGGCTGACGGCCTGTTCAAAGCGTTGGACGACGAAGGCATAAGCTACAATTCCACACTATATAACGTGTATAACAACTATGAAAAAGAAGAGGAAGCCTCCAAAGAAGATTTCGAGCCATCGGACCCGTCACTTCTTCAGACGCTTCTTCCAAACGCGGTGGGCTTTTTGCCTTATAACCCGGAAGAAATGCCTGTTTCGGAGCTTCCTGGCAATACCCTCGAAGAAGCAGTAAATTATTCGGACACAGCCGTCTATACTATTTCGAGAGTAGGTTCTGAAGCGATAGATTTATCGATCGAAGACACGCAGCTCAGAAAAGAAGAGGAAGAAACGATTGCAGCATTAAATGAAAACTTTGAACATGTCATCATTTTGGCAAACACATTTAATGCCTTTGAATTTGGGTTTATAGAAGAATATGAAAACATTGACGCTCTTCTCTGGGTAGGTGGACCAGGGCAGTACGGAACACATGCGATTGCCCGGGTATTAAATGGAGAAGCCTCTCCGTCGGGAAGGCTGCCGGATACTTACGCCTATAATGTTGAAAGCAACCCTGCCATTGAAAATACGGGAGACTTTGAATATGTAAATGAAAATGGAGAGGAGACCGGGCGTCATTTTGTTAACAACGAAGAAGGTATTTATGTAGGCTACCGGTACTATGAAACCTTTCTGACAGATGAAGAATATGAAGAAACCATTCAATTTCCATTTGGCTATGGGCTTTCCTATACAGAGTTTGATTGGAACGTTGAAAATACGAACTTTACAGATAATGAGATTTCTTTTGACGTCAATGTTACGAATACAGGTGATGCTGCCGGCAAAGATGTCGTTCAGGTCTATTTTTCTCCTCCATACAGCGAAGGGGGCCTGGAAAAGGCTGATACGGAACTGGGAGGATATGCGAAAACCTCCGAATTGGAACCAGGGGAATCAGAAATGGTGACTGTCAGTTTCCCGGTAAAGGATATGGCCACCTATGACCAGGAGAATGAAGAAGCCTGGGTGTTGGAGGAAGGGGATTATGAGTTGAACGTTTCTTCTCATATCCGGGATATCAAAGAGTCTTCCTCATACACAGTGGAAGAAACCACAGTTTACAATGAAGACGGGGCAACCGGCACTCCAATTCAAAATCGGTTTGAAGACGCTGAAGGTGATTTAACGTATTTATCCCGGGCGAATCCGGAAGAAACCTATCCTGAACCCCCTTCGGAAGACGACTTATTGATTCCGGACATTGTGGAGGAAACGACCGATTACGAGCATGAAGCGACAACGGAAGAAACTCCTCCGACGGACGTGGATAATGATATTATGCTGGAGGATCTTCAGGGAGTGGATTATAATGATCCTCTTTGGGAGGATTTCCTGGATCAATTTACCGCTGAAGAGATGATTAAATTAGCAGGCGATGGCGGTTATTGGTCTGTGCCCATTGAACGCTTAGGTATTCCGGAAACATCCATGTACGACGGGCCTTCGACGATTAAAAACTTCTTTGATTCATGGTCTTCGGTGGCTTTTCCGGCAGGGATAAATGTTGGCAGCACGTGGAATAAGTCATTAGTCGAAAATATGGGTGAGTCCATGGGGCAGGAAGCCAATGCTTATGATGTGGAAGCTGTTTATGCACCGGCGCTTAATATGCACCGCACGCCTCTGGGGGGCAGGAACTTCGAATATTACTCGGAAGATCCGCATCTTGTCGGTGAAACAGGGGCCGCCTACATCAGAGGCTTGGAGAGCACTGATACGACCGCTGTCATGAAGCATTTTGTTGGAAACGACCAGGAAACGAACCGGGCGAATAACGGCCTGTATGTATGGTCGAATGAGCAGGCTTTACGGGAAATTTATCTTCAGCCATTTGAAACCGCGGTGAAGGAAGGTGAGCCTCACGGAGCGATGTCCTCCTTTACAAGAGTAGGTCCTACATGGTCCGGTGGCAGTGACGAATTGCTGACTGAAGTGCTGCGTGAGGAGTGGGGATTCGAAGGCTTTGTTATTACCGATGCAGGCATAGGGCCGCAGGGCGAACACTTTGACCCGCTGCAGGCGATCCATGCCGGAAATGATATGATGCTTGCTTTTCCGATTAACCTGCCGATGGCAAATAAATTTGAGGAAGAGCTGGCAGAGCACCTGGAAGAAGACGAAACAGAAACAGTGGCAGGGCTTAGAAAAGCAGTGCACAACATCTGCTACTATATTCTTCAAACAAACGAAATGAAAAGCGACGAGTGA
- a CDS encoding beta-glucosidase family protein yields MLKNQTIIDQMTLEEKASMMSGKNFWNTQDIKRLNIPSIMLTDGPHGLRKQGGRADHLGLNKSIPSTCFPTAATLANSWDENLLHDVGNYIGSEATDEDVSVLLGPGLNIKRNPLGGRNFEYFSEDPFLSGKLAASMTRGIQSNGISACPKHFAVNSQEHLRMTIDEIVDERALHEIYLEGFRLAVEEGKPKTLMSAYNKVNGEYANEYLYLMKEVLYNQWNYEGVVVTDWGGNNDRIKGLLAGNQLEMPSTGGITDQEIVHAIKSNELEENVLDQSVDRLLTLIFDTRIADTKKAVDTKHHHKAAVEAAKRSMVLLKNEQNILPLENEQKIAVIGDFAAVPRYQGAGSSLVQPTSLSSPWEALQKTTLNLSGYAKGFKRFGGNSAKLRQEAVTLAKESDVVLLFLGLDEGSEAEGIDRDDMKLRNNQLKLAEELTSIHDNVVVVLSGGSIVEMPFASKVQGILHAYLGGQGMGEALCEVLQGIYNPSGKLAETYPVQYKDVPSAPYYPGWEATAEHKESIYIGYRYFETKEVPVLFPFGFGLSYTSFEYSNMKVNNKDISLTIKNTGSRAGEEIAQLYVEALDSQIFRARKELKGFVKVHLQPGEAREVTIPFNNKQAAYYNTELRAWSLEAGRYTLNIGSSVQDIRLAETITVEGEGHTLPYNKEKLPSYYRADVHHIKDEEFHALLGYTPPPLKWNRKQGLSHNDTLAQMKYKKGLGQLAYLLIVSIRKGLKAANKPLQANNVMFIMNMTFRQIPRFTSGKISKKAVSRVLKVINLGR; encoded by the coding sequence ATGCTGAAAAACCAAACAATCATTGATCAGATGACGCTGGAAGAAAAAGCTTCCATGATGTCCGGGAAAAATTTCTGGAACACCCAGGACATCAAGCGGTTAAATATCCCTTCCATCATGCTGACTGACGGTCCTCATGGTTTAAGAAAGCAGGGAGGAAGAGCCGATCATCTGGGGTTAAATAAAAGCATACCCTCCACGTGCTTTCCCACTGCTGCAACACTGGCGAACAGCTGGGACGAAAACCTGCTGCATGACGTTGGGAACTATATCGGCAGCGAAGCCACTGACGAAGATGTAAGTGTATTACTTGGGCCTGGTTTAAATATTAAACGAAATCCGCTGGGCGGAAGGAATTTTGAATATTTTTCCGAAGATCCTTTTCTCAGCGGAAAATTGGCCGCAAGCATGACGAGGGGCATTCAGAGTAATGGTATATCAGCATGCCCGAAGCATTTTGCTGTTAACAGCCAGGAGCATTTGAGAATGACCATTGATGAAATCGTCGATGAACGGGCTCTGCATGAAATTTATTTGGAAGGTTTTCGCTTGGCTGTCGAAGAAGGTAAACCGAAAACATTGATGAGTGCCTACAATAAAGTAAACGGCGAATATGCCAATGAGTATTTGTATCTGATGAAGGAAGTGCTGTATAACCAATGGAATTATGAGGGCGTTGTCGTTACGGATTGGGGAGGAAACAATGATCGTATCAAGGGGCTGCTGGCGGGAAACCAGCTTGAAATGCCCTCGACCGGCGGTATCACGGATCAAGAAATCGTGCACGCAATAAAATCGAATGAACTGGAGGAGAACGTTTTAGATCAAAGCGTGGACCGGCTGCTCACTTTAATCTTTGATACCCGGATTGCTGATACGAAAAAGGCAGTGGATACGAAGCACCATCACAAAGCAGCCGTGGAAGCGGCGAAGCGGTCAATGGTTCTGCTTAAAAACGAACAAAACATTCTTCCACTGGAAAATGAACAAAAGATTGCGGTGATCGGTGATTTCGCAGCTGTACCGAGGTATCAGGGCGCAGGAAGCTCCCTGGTTCAGCCAACCAGTCTGTCGAGTCCATGGGAAGCTTTGCAGAAGACAACGTTAAATCTTTCAGGCTATGCCAAAGGATTTAAAAGGTTTGGTGGAAACAGCGCAAAGCTTAGGCAGGAAGCTGTTACGCTTGCCAAAGAGTCAGACGTTGTTCTGCTGTTTCTCGGTTTAGATGAAGGAAGTGAAGCGGAGGGCATAGACAGAGACGATATGAAGCTGAGAAACAACCAGTTAAAGCTGGCCGAGGAGCTGACAAGCATTCATGATAACGTAGTTGTCGTTCTTTCAGGCGGTTCTATTGTTGAAATGCCTTTCGCTTCGAAAGTTCAGGGCATTCTCCATGCTTATCTTGGCGGTCAGGGTATGGGAGAGGCTTTATGTGAAGTGCTTCAGGGGATATATAATCCAAGTGGCAAGCTGGCGGAAACGTATCCTGTTCAATACAAGGATGTTCCATCAGCTCCGTACTATCCTGGCTGGGAAGCAACTGCTGAGCATAAAGAAAGCATTTATATCGGTTACCGGTATTTTGAGACCAAAGAGGTGCCAGTGCTGTTCCCGTTTGGATTTGGGCTGTCCTACACCAGCTTTGAATACAGTAATATGAAGGTTAACAATAAGGATATTTCATTGACGATAAAAAATACAGGCTCCCGGGCAGGGGAAGAAATTGCCCAGCTTTACGTTGAAGCATTGGATTCGCAAATCTTTCGGGCCCGAAAAGAATTGAAGGGGTTTGTAAAAGTGCATCTGCAGCCTGGAGAGGCGAGAGAAGTAACCATTCCGTTTAATAATAAACAGGCCGCCTACTATAACACAGAGCTTCGTGCATGGTCTCTGGAAGCAGGCAGGTATACATTAAATATTGGGAGCTCCGTGCAGGATATAAGACTGGCCGAAACTATAACGGTTGAAGGAGAGGGTCACACTCTTCCCTATAATAAAGAAAAACTGCCCTCCTATTACCGGGCAGATGTGCATCATATAAAAGATGAAGAATTTCATGCTCTTTTGGGCTATACACCGCCCCCACTCAAATGGAACAGAAAACAGGGCCTGAGCCATAACGATACACTTGCCCAAATGAAATATAAAAAAGGCCTGGGTCAGCTTGCCTATCTTTTAATTGTGTCGATAAGAAAAGGGCTGAAGGCAGCTAATAAGCCGTTACAGGCAAATAATGTGATGTTCATCATGAACATGACCTTCAGGCAGATTCCACGATTTACAAGCGGTAAAATCAGCAAAAAAGCAGTCAGTCGTGTATTGAAAGTAATTAATTTAGGACGATAA
- a CDS encoding IS1182 family transposase: MMRRDTEKARYREATIQLDQLVPADHLVRQIEAALDFSFIYDEVASLYAPIGWPSIDPVRLVKMVLLQYLFGIRSMRQTVREIETNVAYRWFLSLDLLEPVPHFSTFGKNYTRRFRDSGLFEAIFERVLGEAVAAGFVDPSVFYIDATHVKANANKKKFDRVQLAAEARAYQDQLDAEIHRDREVHGKKPLPPARREPGGREVKQSTTDPDSGYYVKDEREKMFAYSWHTACDRHGFVLGAIVTGANVHDSRIFHELLAQVMARAGRPYAVAVDAGYKTPAIAHLLREQAIRPVMPYTRPKGLPGRLRKQDFVYDAYLDAYLCPEPQALRYRTTNRDGYQEYVSDPVICQSCPLLETCTQSRDHRKVILRHVWQDDLDEAEHLRHTPWNRRTYAERKETIERIFADLKQKHGLRWTLLAGGARNTAQAMLVYAVMNLKKLATWRWRQTCAGRWMLLFLSMAQTKASEIHFRRPLSTI; this comes from the coding sequence ATGATGAGGCGGGATACGGAAAAAGCTCGTTACCGGGAAGCCACCATTCAGTTGGATCAGTTAGTGCCTGCGGACCACCTGGTCCGCCAGATCGAGGCCGCGCTGGATTTTTCCTTCATTTACGACGAAGTCGCGTCCCTCTATGCCCCCATCGGCTGGCCGAGTATTGACCCGGTCCGGCTGGTGAAAATGGTGCTGCTCCAGTATTTGTTCGGCATTCGCTCCATGCGTCAGACCGTTCGGGAGATCGAAACGAATGTGGCCTACCGATGGTTCCTCAGTTTGGACCTCCTGGAGCCCGTGCCGCATTTCTCCACCTTCGGCAAGAACTACACACGCCGGTTTCGGGACAGCGGGTTGTTCGAAGCGATATTTGAACGGGTGCTGGGAGAAGCCGTGGCCGCCGGCTTTGTGGATCCATCCGTCTTTTATATCGATGCCACCCATGTGAAAGCGAACGCCAACAAGAAAAAATTTGATCGGGTTCAGTTGGCGGCCGAAGCCCGGGCCTACCAGGATCAACTGGACGCCGAAATTCACCGGGACCGCGAGGTCCACGGAAAAAAGCCCCTGCCTCCCGCCCGCCGCGAACCGGGCGGACGGGAGGTCAAACAAAGCACGACGGATCCTGACAGCGGCTATTACGTCAAAGATGAACGGGAGAAGATGTTTGCCTACAGCTGGCATACCGCCTGCGACCGGCACGGGTTTGTGCTCGGAGCGATCGTGACCGGAGCTAATGTTCATGACAGCCGGATCTTTCATGAGCTGTTGGCGCAGGTGATGGCCCGGGCGGGCCGTCCGTACGCCGTTGCGGTGGATGCCGGCTATAAAACCCCGGCCATTGCTCATCTGCTTCGCGAGCAGGCCATTCGCCCGGTCATGCCTTATACCCGGCCCAAGGGTCTGCCGGGACGCTTGCGGAAACAGGACTTTGTGTATGATGCCTATCTGGATGCGTATCTCTGTCCCGAGCCTCAGGCCTTGCGCTACCGCACCACGAATCGGGACGGTTATCAGGAGTATGTCTCGGATCCCGTCATTTGTCAGTCCTGCCCGCTGCTCGAGACCTGTACCCAAAGCCGGGATCACCGGAAAGTGATCCTCCGCCACGTCTGGCAGGACGATCTGGATGAAGCCGAACACCTTCGGCATACCCCGTGGAACCGGAGGACCTATGCGGAACGAAAAGAAACCATCGAACGGATTTTTGCGGATCTCAAACAAAAGCATGGTTTGCGCTGGACGCTCCTCGCCGGAGGGGCACGAAACACCGCGCAGGCGATGCTTGTTTATGCGGTGATGAACCTCAAAAAACTCGCCACCTGGCGGTGGCGACAGACGTGCGCCGGCCGTTGGATGCTTCTTTTTCTCTCAATGGCACAAACAAAGGCCTCCGAAATTCATTTTCGGAGGCCTTTGTCTACAATCTGA
- a CDS encoding HAMP domain-containing sensor histidine kinase, giving the protein MKKSNNIKKEMENIMNGNSNKKGKYGLFSLYNFFAFFFLTMSVCGVNLALYTNLIRHQENPTFFNVEFLILGNLVFISLLMSLVDSLRRKYTIGLPVKKILNALDKMSKGNFEIFISPIHTKRVNEFDEIIDGINRMTEELAKLETLRTDVISNVSHEIKTPLAIIQNYATLQQSSALSEAERIRNAQTIVDATNRLSRMITNILKLNKLENQEIYPTAEEYNLSEQLRCNVLYFEESLTEKNITVETEIENSFIACDKDLLDIVWSNLISNAIKFTNYGGVITVSLYDQRNSIEVLIKDTGSGIDHETGKHIFEKFYQGNHNSIHQGNGLGLAMVKKVIDILKGDINVTSEVGVGTTFKVKIKK; this is encoded by the coding sequence ATGAAGAAAAGTAATAATATCAAAAAAGAGATGGAGAATATCATGAATGGTAACAGCAATAAAAAAGGAAAATATGGTTTATTTTCTCTTTATAATTTTTTCGCGTTCTTTTTTTTAACTATGTCAGTTTGTGGGGTAAACCTCGCTTTATATACTAATCTCATTAGGCATCAAGAAAATCCTACGTTTTTCAATGTGGAGTTTTTAATTTTAGGCAATTTAGTTTTTATAAGTTTATTAATGTCTTTAGTCGATAGTTTGAGAAGAAAGTATACAATTGGACTACCTGTTAAAAAAATATTGAATGCACTGGATAAAATGTCAAAAGGTAATTTCGAGATATTTATTTCTCCTATTCATACAAAACGGGTAAATGAATTTGACGAAATCATCGATGGCATAAATCGAATGACAGAGGAATTAGCTAAATTAGAAACATTAAGAACAGATGTTATATCCAATGTTTCTCACGAGATAAAAACACCTCTTGCTATTATTCAGAATTATGCCACCCTGCAACAAAGCTCTGCCCTTAGTGAAGCTGAACGAATACGTAATGCCCAAACAATTGTGGATGCTACAAATCGTTTATCTCGAATGATAACGAATATTTTGAAGTTGAATAAGCTTGAGAATCAAGAAATATATCCTACAGCAGAGGAATATAACTTAAGTGAACAACTACGTTGCAACGTTCTTTATTTTGAGGAAAGTTTAACCGAAAAAAATATAACGGTCGAAACAGAAATAGAAAATAGTTTCATAGCCTGTGATAAAGATTTATTAGACATTGTATGGAGCAATCTCATATCAAATGCCATCAAATTCACAAATTATGGCGGAGTTATTACAGTTTCCCTTTATGATCAACGAAACTCGATCGAAGTATTGATAAAGGATACTGGGTCTGGGATAGACCACGAAACAGGAAAACATATTTTCGAAAAATTCTATCAGGGCAATCATAATTCCATACACCAAGGCAACGGCTTAGGACTTGCGATGGTTAAAAAAGTCATTGATATTTTAAAGGGAGATATTAATGTTACGAGTGAAGTGGGCGTAGGCACTACTTTTAAAGTAAAAATTAAGAAATAA
- a CDS encoding response regulator transcription factor, with product MNKILVIEDDDALNKIVTSHLRTHGYSVVSCTDANKALEELSEQMIDIIVSDIMMPGIDGFELAGSVRKLNKTMPILFISALDDLYSKKKGFRLDIDDYMVKPIELDELILRIQALIRRANIANDNQITIGKLVLDKDEMTIYLEKQEIPVTVREFHVLFKLLSYPKKTFTRLQLMDEFWGYETESESRSVDVYITKLRNKFKNNGAFEIVTVHGLGYKAVLHEEK from the coding sequence ATGAATAAAATATTAGTTATAGAAGATGATGATGCGCTAAATAAAATCGTTACCAGTCATTTACGCACCCATGGATATTCTGTTGTCAGCTGTACGGATGCAAACAAGGCGTTAGAGGAATTATCTGAACAAATGATTGACATTATTGTCTCAGATATTATGATGCCGGGAATAGATGGATTTGAATTGGCTGGTTCGGTGAGAAAACTTAATAAAACAATGCCGATACTCTTTATATCAGCATTAGATGATCTTTATTCTAAGAAAAAAGGTTTTCGGCTGGATATTGATGACTATATGGTAAAGCCTATCGAATTGGATGAACTAATTTTGCGTATCCAAGCATTGATTCGTCGAGCCAACATCGCAAATGACAATCAAATCACTATAGGAAAACTGGTTTTAGATAAAGATGAAATGACGATTTATTTGGAAAAACAAGAAATTCCAGTAACTGTAAGAGAATTTCATGTTTTATTTAAACTTTTATCTTACCCTAAAAAAACATTTACACGCCTTCAATTAATGGATGAATTTTGGGGATATGAAACGGAATCGGAAAGCCGATCAGTAGATGTGTATATTACTAAACTACGCAATAAATTTAAAAATAATGGAGCTTTTGAGATTGTCACAGTTCATGGACTTGGTTATAAAGCAGTTCTACATGAAGAAAAGTAA
- a CDS encoding MMPL family transporter, with translation MAKLLFKLGHWAGGNSKKVIGSVFLLLSILAGIALSMGMAFDDDISMPGTESKDAMEVMEKEFSSGREGGQAYIVMKADNNESLSSAKYTTAMDEMLNEIKKDEAVTAVATPEELDNINTEEQIGYATVTYDSAAENVTQKSKDNVEDNLSIVRDAGLEAGLGGSVEFEATEAGGGAGEIIGVALAYVILAVTFASLVIAGMPIITALISLGSGILLIIIGTNFFAISSVSLSLAGMLGLAVGIDYALFIFSRFKQQLRKGSSVQESIAIANGTAGNAVVFAGVTVIIALLGLSVVNIPFITAMGIATAVVVLFSIIVAILVVPAILGLVGHRMKAEKNNRFILKLTRANKKNQANTNKWGKFVTKHPVMVAVVGIATLIIMAVPFFHLNIGLPNDGNKPYEFAEREGYDLLTEGYGEGFHSTLVAIADPSNNAEASSETVNSLSEEVGQLDGVKSVTPAQPNDTGELYLMNVTPENGPNDPKTKKVVEEIRELSGEDNVDLMVTGSTAINIDVTKQIMDSLPMFAALIVLFAFLLMMIVFRSILVPLKAVLGFVLSIGATLGFTVFVVQDGNLIDLFGFPGSSAILFLLPVLCIGILFGLSMDYEVFLVSRMREEFVKTGDSKKAVLAGMKESGPVVTAAGLIMISVFSGFIFTQDPIIKQMGLTLAFGVLFDAFIVRMMIVPAVMTLMGNASWYFPKWLDKLLPNFDVEGETLKEEVDNKSNNRKVS, from the coding sequence ATGGCTAAATTGTTATTTAAGTTAGGACATTGGGCAGGAGGAAACAGTAAGAAAGTAATTGGATCTGTGTTTCTTCTTTTATCTATTTTAGCAGGCATTGCTTTAAGCATGGGAATGGCTTTTGATGACGACATATCTATGCCGGGTACGGAATCCAAAGACGCTATGGAGGTAATGGAGAAAGAATTTTCTAGTGGGCGAGAAGGCGGGCAGGCATACATTGTCATGAAGGCTGATAATAATGAAAGTTTAAGTTCGGCAAAATATACAACAGCTATGGACGAAATGCTTAATGAAATAAAAAAAGACGAGGCAGTCACAGCTGTTGCCACACCTGAAGAACTGGATAACATAAATACGGAGGAACAGATCGGTTATGCGACCGTTACTTATGATTCGGCTGCTGAGAATGTCACACAAAAGTCCAAAGATAACGTTGAAGATAATTTGAGTATTGTTCGTGACGCCGGCCTGGAAGCGGGATTAGGTGGCAGTGTGGAGTTTGAAGCAACCGAAGCTGGTGGGGGCGCTGGGGAAATTATCGGTGTAGCGCTGGCATATGTAATACTAGCTGTCACTTTTGCTTCTCTTGTGATTGCCGGTATGCCAATAATAACAGCTCTAATTAGTCTGGGAAGCGGCATCCTGTTAATCATCATTGGGACAAACTTCTTTGCTATATCATCTGTATCACTTTCTCTAGCAGGGATGCTAGGATTAGCAGTTGGAATTGATTACGCTCTATTCATTTTTTCCAGGTTCAAACAGCAATTGCGAAAAGGCAGCTCTGTCCAAGAGTCTATTGCTATAGCAAATGGTACGGCAGGCAATGCGGTTGTTTTTGCAGGTGTCACTGTCATTATTGCATTATTGGGACTTTCCGTCGTTAACATTCCATTTATTACAGCGATGGGAATAGCTACAGCAGTCGTGGTTTTATTTTCCATCATTGTAGCTATCCTTGTTGTGCCAGCTATACTGGGGTTGGTAGGCCACAGAATGAAGGCAGAAAAGAACAATCGTTTTATTTTGAAATTGACTCGTGCTAATAAGAAAAATCAGGCTAATACTAATAAGTGGGGAAAATTTGTCACGAAGCACCCTGTTATGGTGGCAGTAGTAGGCATTGCTACTTTAATTATAATGGCAGTTCCGTTTTTCCATTTAAATATAGGGCTTCCCAATGATGGAAATAAACCATATGAATTCGCAGAACGTGAGGGGTACGACCTGTTAACAGAAGGTTACGGAGAGGGATTTCATTCAACGCTAGTAGCTATTGCAGACCCTTCCAACAATGCAGAAGCTTCTTCGGAAACAGTGAACTCTCTATCTGAAGAAGTAGGGCAATTAGATGGTGTCAAAAGTGTAACACCAGCGCAACCAAACGATACAGGAGAATTATATTTAATGAATGTGACACCGGAGAATGGGCCAAATGATCCTAAGACTAAAAAGGTAGTTGAAGAAATTCGAGAGCTCTCCGGTGAGGATAATGTAGACTTGATGGTGACAGGATCTACAGCGATTAATATTGATGTCACCAAACAAATCATGGATTCTCTACCAATGTTTGCAGCGCTCATCGTGTTATTTGCATTTCTGTTAATGATGATCGTCTTTCGATCGATACTTGTTCCATTGAAAGCAGTTTTAGGCTTTGTACTTTCTATCGGAGCCACTCTAGGGTTTACTGTTTTTGTAGTTCAAGATGGAAACCTTATTGACTTGTTTGGATTCCCTGGTTCGAGCGCCATCCTATTTCTACTTCCAGTGCTTTGCATAGGAATTTTATTCGGCCTATCAATGGATTATGAAGTATTTCTGGTAAGCAGAATGCGAGAAGAATTTGTGAAAACCGGTGATTCTAAAAAAGCTGTCTTAGCAGGAATGAAGGAAAGTGGGCCGGTAGTAACAGCAGCGGGCTTAATCATGATATCAGTATTTTCTGGCTTCATTTTTACCCAAGATCCAATTATCAAGCAAATGGGGTTAACATTAGCATTTGGTGTGTTGTTTGATGCATTTATTGTGAGGATGATGATTGTGCCGGCTGTCATGACATTAATGGGGAACGCATCTTGGTATTTCCCTAAGTGGTTGGATAAACTACTGCCGAATTTCGATGTTGAAGGTGAAACACTCAAGGAAGAGGTGGATAATAAATCAAACAATAGAAAAGTAAGCTGA